In one Lolium rigidum isolate FL_2022 chromosome 3, APGP_CSIRO_Lrig_0.1, whole genome shotgun sequence genomic region, the following are encoded:
- the LOC124697987 gene encoding eukaryotic translation initiation factor 2 subunit 3-like: MSTEHITVGLVGYQNDYRSTLLRAFLDDKTYPVKSGILSIHEAQILKCASTDTTCYISRKHGLGGREFCAHQGHQSDQVVVSRDVSFLALPDKIEYASTVLGGMYLLDGILILSDAKLNFSRLPTLELIAAASMLNKKVVLIQILNDVSEADSRIVEHYQEITQLIGKMNLEKPIIIPVLVSGTSDIGTLCARINDMCLEEYDKQAPVEMLIIDNFLKEDEETGETVLTISARILKGTVKKNQQLEIRPGSVSRDKDGQPKCNPIIINVASLDSIRGNVQLEQAVAGDMIAIRSNINYDRIGGIVVNLSGYIIGDVNSLPEVFSAMKVKISLLPLMFNSYIEEFKEVPKIEKDEKLLLTIGMLSAEARVWKIVNENTIIVSLRSPICARIKDKVFLLRPMNVSWRLIGHGQIEDGKAIRIDESIHG, translated from the exons ATGTCGACAGAGCACATTACAGTTG GTCTTGTTGGATACCAAAATGATTATAGATCAACATTGCTGCGAGCATTCCTAGATGATAAG ACATATCCTGTGAAAAGTGGCATCCTCTCTATCCACGAAGCACAAATACTCAAGTGTGCCTCTACTGATACAACATGCTACAT ATCAAGAAAGCATGGACTTGGTGGGAGAGAGTTTTGTGCACACCAAGGTCATCAATCTGACCAAGTGGTTGTTTCAAGGGATGTTTCTTTCCTAGCTTTGCCG GATAAGATCGAGTATGCAAGTACGGTACTTGGGGGAATGTATCTCTTGGATGGCATTTTGATTCTGTCAGATGCCAAACTAAACTTCTCTAGGCTGCCAACACTTGAACTTATTGCTGCTGCAAGCATGCTGAATAAGAAGGTTGTACTAATCCAGATCCTGAATGATGTATCAGAGGCTGATTCAAGAATTGTGGAGCATTACCAAGAAATCACACAATTGATTGGA AAAATGAATTTGGAAAAACCAATAATCATTCCAGTATTGGTTTCTGGAACCAGTGACATTGGCACATTGTGCGCCAGGATCAATGATATGTGTCTCGAAGAATATGACAAGCAGGCTCCTGTTGAAATGTTAATCATAGACAACTTTTTGAAGGAGGATGAGGAAACTGGAGAAACGGTGTTAACTATCTCTGCACGCATTCTAAAG GGAACTGTCAAGAAAAATCAACAACTAGAAATTCGTCCAGGATCAGTTAGCCGTGATAAGGACGGTCAACCAAAATGCAATCCAATCATTATCAATGTAGCAAGTCTAGATTCCATAAGAGGTAATGTGCAGTTGGAGCAAGCAGTTGCAGGTGATATGATTGCAATCAGGAGTAACATTAATTACGACCGAATTGGTGGCATTGTCGTAAACTTGTCGGGCTATATTATAGGTGATGTCAATTCCTTGCCTGAGGTATTCTCAGCGATGAAG GTCAAAATATCGCTTCTGCCACTGATGTTCAACTCCTATATCGAAGAATTTAAGGAAGTCCCAAAGATTGAGAAAGATGAGAAATTGTTGCTGACCATTGGAATGCTATCAGCAGAAGCACGCGTGTGGAAAATCGTGAATGAGAATACTATTATAGTTAGTCTCAGATCTCCAATTTGTGCAAGGATAAAGGACAAGGTGTTCCTTCTTAGACCCATGAATGTCAGTTGGCGTTTAATTGGCCATGGGCAGATTGAGGATGGTAAAGCTATCAGAATAGATGAATCTATTCATG GTTAG